The Clarias gariepinus isolate MV-2021 ecotype Netherlands chromosome 28, CGAR_prim_01v2, whole genome shotgun sequence DNA window gATGTATACAGACCAGGGTCTAGGTGAACAGCAGACGATGGAGGGTAATTGGTGACATCAGTGCCTAAAACGTCTGGTCTGTTCTCGTGAACGACCTCGCCTCTACATACAGGAATAACGATTATTAGGAGTGTGTGAGATACTGAAAATGTCTAAATGAAAAGATAATAAAAGTGAATTACCTCACATTATCTTCCTGACCGGCTTCTGGGTCGTGCCTTGCTTTCTTTGCCTGTGCAGACATGGACACACAGTATTTATTGGTCAGAAGGTTCTGGAATTTCAAAGAGATTAATGCATTCAggaatgtgtaaataaaaaaataaaaaaaaactgtggacTGACCGGGAGCTCCGGCGCCTCTTGCGGCTCCTCCATGACGGTACGTCCTGTTGGGTCTGGTTATTTACACTCTGCTGCTCCTCTTGGACCTGTTTAGGCCCTGAATaatgcacacaacacacacatttattacacacaatTTTAGTAAGTGAGAGCTATAGGAAGATTTCTTTGCTTCAACTTCACATCCCTAATGCACTACATGTCTacatcatctactgtatgtgaccCATTTGTCATCCAAAATCCATTTGAGAACCATTAGGAGCTCTAACAAATCATGGGAAACCCCTGGAAATTTAACTTGCGTGAGAAATACTCCATGTAACGCCTCCTAAGCTCACACTTAGATTTCCAGGATTTCCCATCGTTCTTTCAGATCTGGTTGCAGACTTCAAGACAAGTTACAACACATCAGGACTGAATaccaagtcaagtcaagtcagcAAAAATTCGGAACCTCAATCAGGTTTTGCTTAAGTTATGGACAAGAGAGCTAGTTGTGTACATATATTACACATGTTAAATTagtgatcaaaaataaaaatcatgcaaCCCATATTTCTTTACAACTTAAAAATTGGAAAAttatctgcttgtctttggactgcgggaggaaaccagagtactcgaaagaaacccaccaagcacgggaagaacatgcaaactccacacacaaacagacagacacagagagagagagagagagagagagagagagagagagaaacgaaAGCTGGACTTAAAGCCATGACACTGGAAATCCGAACCACATCCAAAAGCGATTTGTCATCGTCTTAAATCAGATTTTAAATTGCCCACTACATCACTCACAACATGATGCCTGAAGTTCAAGTCCACACGCTCACGTGGAATGGACATGGAACCAGCTTGAGGAGGTTAGTGCGACATTGACACAGGAGAAGTGCAAAGACGTCAATGCAATGCTGAAGTTCAAGTCCACACACCACACGTGCTACAGCATCCCATCGTTACCACATCCATCACTACCACCGCAGCAAGCTCAACAATGTGCTGGATCTGGGCTGCCTGATAATCCTATGTGATTACTTTCGAGTAACAGTGTGGACACTCAGTCCTAAAGGTCAGATTTGTCAAACAAATCAGATTTGCCTGCAGTTTGAACAACGCCTGCGCCATCCCTCAGTGTGACCTCTAACACATTCTGCATTTTGTAGGgaatattgttttaatttaacatgcataaaaactgaaatagcTCAAATAAACCATGCTGTATGTACATACTGGTGAAATTATTTAGACTGATCCTATGGAGCATACTTTAAGGAGCATCTATGaagaatttataaacaaaaaaataccagTCATAGtatcatctttttttgttttccaaacACTGATGAGAAACAGGTCATGACACATCCCATGAACAAACGAACAAAGAATAATAACCCTCccttaatgaataaaaacagcTACTCCAGCTTATccaggtttgtttttgttccccTCTTGTCCTGTCATAAACACCACTTCAGGATGAGGGACAGTGTTAAAGCGTCAGGATGAAGCACTCCTTTATCTAGGAGTTAAAATTAAACTcagctgtgtgtctgtgcatcAAGGGCGAGTGTGTCTGGGCTGAAGGTGAAGCTCAATCCATTTGCCAGTGAAAGAAAAGATATTTATAGCCGCATTCCAAACGGACGTGCCTTCAACACAGAGTGCACTAGAAAAGGGTGGAGAGGCCATTATTCACGTGCACTGTGTTATTCCCTATTTAGGGGATACACAGCTATTTGAGGCTCTACCCAGCCGTATAGGCTTAACTTtagctgtttttaaattattattattgttgttcctAATGACTTATTTCCGAGAATATTGTTTTTATGACCACCATTTAGGCGACTTTAATATgcgtttatctctctctctatatatatatttctgaacATCCTGAGtgtatttttaaagaacaaCATTTAGCGCGTGCACACGCTAGCTAAAGCTAACGGTATTAGCAGGACGAGCTGTCTGCACAAATCAGAACCTGGACCGTGTGTAACCTCACACGCATTAAcgtcaatatattttttaacataatttcaaACTGAAAATTAATTTCGACGTCgcaatttttaaaatgatgattaatattagtttaaacatttgcccaAGCTAGCATTAGCGTAGCCACCTAGCCACAGCGATAGCCTAGCGTGTATTATTTAGCTTAGCTAACCCGAGGGTtactccatgaccttaaaatGCAGCTAGCGTTCAGAATCCGACCATATAaacatatgaatatatataaacatatagaataaataaatctttaccATCATACTGAGTCGCTGGAGTTGAGGATTTAGCTAAAGCTAAAATATCCTCCGGGgctgaaaactgaaaacactaCAGTGAAGCGCCTGGGTTGTTAGGGACAACTATTTGGCAGGAAGCGCGAACTGCCAGGAGCTTCCGGTTTTCACCGCTTTAACTTCAACAACTATTCCTTTAAAtttcacattattttattatatatatatatatatatatatatatatatatatatatatatatatatatatatatataataaacgatAAGACAacttggataataataataataataataataataataattttcttatTAACTGCAGATATATCAAAACATATTGAACAAAAAGAAAGtttgttaataattataataataatattaataataatataacaacaacaataataattataataataatgaaacaacgacaacaacaacaataataataatataacaataataacaacgttaataataataataataataataatataacaacaacaacaacaacaacaataataataataataataacaatagtttTCTTATTAACTGCAGAAGCCAGAACATATTGCACAAAAAGAAAGTTtgttaatagtaataataataataataaaaaatattattattattattattattattattattattattatgattgttATTATCTTAATAACTGCAGAGGTGTCAGAACATGTTGAACAAAAAGGaagtttgttaataataataataataataatattaataataataataataataataattctttgtctttcgactgttccctttcaggggtcgccacagctccaacctcagcattcttctaccaatctctcctctgaacatgtccaaaccacctcaatctggcctctctgactttatctccaaaacatctaacatgggttgtccctctgataaacttatTCTCttctatctattcatctatcttTGTCACTCCCAAACAGAACCTCAACATCCTTATCTCTGCttcctccaactctgcctccactcttttcttcagtgccactgtctcttagccgtagagcatcgctggtctcaccactgtcctgtacaccgtCCCTTTTActttcgctgatactcttttgtcacataacactcctgacacttttctccacccatttcaacctgcctgtacctgcctctacacctcctttccacactctccgttgctctggaccgttgaccctaattacttaaagtcctgcaccctctttacatctgctccctgaagccttaCCGTTCCACTTAGGTTTATTTCATTCTCACCcatgtattccatcttgctatggctaacctttattcctctgctttccagagcatacctccataTCTCTAGATTTTCCTGCttttgctacaaagcacaatgtcatctgcaaacatcattgtccatggagactcctgtctaacctcatctgtcttcctgtccatcaccatagcaaacaagaaggggctcaaagccgatccttgatgcagactcACCTCCACCTTCTTTCatacctacagcacatctcaccactgtcttacagctctcatacatgtcctgcaccactctaacatacagATGAGACagaccacagctcctctcttggcaacctgtcatacgctttctctaaatccaCAAAGACACAATTCAATTccctattaccttctctgtacttctcctcAAAGCAAACACTGCATCTGTGGTACTCTTTCTagacatgaaaccatattgcggctcacaaatgctcacctctgcccttaacctagcttccactactctttcccaaagcttcattgtatgtcttatcaactttatttctctgtagttgccacagctctgcacattcCACTTGTTCTTGAagattggcaccaatacacttctcctccattcctctggaatcctctcactctccaaaaatcttgttaaacaaactagtcataaactctactgccacctctcctaagcacttccatacctccacaggtatgtcatcaggaccaactgtgtttccactcttcatccttttTAACGCCCTCCTCACCTCACTCTCACTGAttttcctgctccacaacagtcaggTCTTCTATTCTTcgttctttcattttcctcattcatcaactctttaaagtactccttccatcttcccatcaccctcatgagatctgtcagtacatttccatctctatctttaatcactctaacatgctgcacatccttcccatctcaatctctctgcctcgccaacctgtacagatccacctctccctccttactgtccaacactaccttcaccttacgctgcatctccctgtactcctgtctactctcttcagtcctctcaaagtcccacttcttcttagctagcctcttttccTGTATACATTCCTGGACTTCcttgttccaccaccaagtctccttgtccatgttcccctttcctgatgatacaccaagtaccctcctacctgtctccctgatcaccttagctgtagttgtccagtcaactggaaGGACCTCCTGACAATCCAGAGCCTGTCTTAACTCCGCCCTAAAAACTGCACAACATTCCTCCattatgttcctgcctcttctggataAAAGTATTTACTGCTGCCATTTcaatcctctttgcaaagtccaccacactctgtccttctacattcctgtcctcaagaccaaacctgcccatcacattttcattacctctgttcccttccccaacatgtccattgaagtctgcaccaatcaccactctcttaCCTCTGgagatgctctgcatcacttcatctaactcactccagaatttctccttctcttttaactcacatcctacctgtggagcataaccactaacaacattgaacatcacaCCATCAATTTCCAGCTTTAGACTCATCCTGACTGATACTCTTTTTACCTCTAGAACATttcttacaaactcctctttcagaataactcctactccatttcttttcctatccacatcATGGTAAAACAAcctgaaccctgatcctaagcttctagccttgctacctttccacctggtctcctggacacacagtatatccaccttccttctctgcatcatatcaaccaactctcttgtcTTCCTTGTCATAGTCCAAACATTtcactatcactcctaaactcttgctttttctcttctctttcagcctatgaacacgccttcctcctctccctatttgaccaacagtagcccaatttttatcagcaccctgtaggtcaataGCACCGGTGGGGGTCATTAATAACTCGGGCCACGACCGACccagtgttatgcgctaaaatgcgtgccatggattgcccccctacataatcgctaccaaatattatattagaacataaattcataggtttattattatcaaatatgatattactattataataaaccctaggcatgtGACAGCAGACAAGACCATAATACAAACTCttctataatgtttattttgtggcagatttatttttcaaggttttgtcatgaatatgcaaataaatatttatatatactgtaataaaaataaatattgtatataatggAAAATTAGACGAAAGTaattgtattataaaataaacaatatacaagtatatatgttgtatatgaaaaaatattttaatatttgcattttttcatatacaacatatatattttcatattggtattttattttataaaccattaacctatttatgttctaatatatataatatttgatagtgattATGTTGGGGGGggatccatggcaggggggcatttcagcgcctAACACCGGTATGGAAGTCCTCTTAGTGATTCGCATCATTTGATTTGAAATGTTtatgtcggatgcccttcctgccacaaccctctgcatttatccagacttagGACTGACACAAGGAGAaaaatactactattactactaataaaaataaaatagttttgttaTTTACTGCAGAGATGTcagaaaattttgaaaaaagagCAAgttagttaataataataatttcttttttgttatcGACTGCAGAGATGTCAGAACATATCGAATAGACTACTAAACACAAACACGCTTTCAGATAAAACTTttctttatttgatttatttaacatttaataaacatcacagttaaatatttaatcattcTAAAAACGTAAAATCATCAATATGGTACAGAACGCcatgtaaaattaatatacatgaaaaatgtataaatctaAATGATAAACTTCCAAATATGGAAGAAAGTAAACTTGTGTTAGGTTTCTACAGAAGGTTAAGATTGGTCCAACAGTACAAACAAATGCACCTTTTCGTCAATCAGACTACTGAAGGCCTGTCGAAACGTACATCACTTTTCTCCGAGAATGAATCTAGAACTTTTAAGAGAGTGATGggatgaaaaaaacaacaacaaaacatagcacacacacacacacacacacacagatcacagtgtgtgtaaaatatttaaacagacaATGTTTGTGCTTCGAAAGATTTGAGGATCTTTCAGTTCTTGACATACAGCAGTGTGTATATGACACATTCTGTCATCTGTCTGAGTGCaatgattatacagtatttattttatgttattacaggtagtaaaataaaatcaattttctggtttaataatatttatattaacaaGCAATTTACATGAGCACACATCACAGTATAAAAGTGCTGGCTTTGCAGACTAACATGAAGAAGGTTCTTATAAGACACAACATTCAAGATATCTACCGAACAGCAGCTAAAAGATGTTTGGACATGGATGAAATGATACTTTGGTGGAAAACAACATTAAGTAAACTCTCAAGTATATCGACTGCTTCAGAATTTGGAAATTTCTCTTTGTATGTGTAACGAGTAATGCATGTGATGAATTAGTCCGAATACAAAAGTCTTGCAGTTTTGCAATGAAAAATCTCTAGCTATCAGATGTGTTGTACGTTTCCGACGTTGTACGTCTTCTTTATGTGCAATAATGCATTAAAAGTACCATTTATTCAACTTTTCCGCCTGTAAAGTTTGATCGTACGCAAATCTCAAAGGCATCTTATTCTGTGCCATGAACTTTATCCAAAGCCTGGCCATtacagtcatttaaaaaaaacgtccAGGCACTTCTTAATCTCCGCCGATAAGGAATATCCTCGTCCAGACACTTGGCACGCTCATTTCTTCGTCCGCTCTAGCTCAATGGGTGTAGTCCATTTTTTGCGACGACCCGGCTCTCGAGATCCACAACTTCCTTAGTGAACTGCATTAAGATTCCTCCTGTGTTGCAGGCTTTTGGTCTGGAATGTGGGGATCCTGGGGCGCTGGAGGAGACTACTCGAAGGCAAAGTCAGCCGGAGGGCCGTACGAGAAGCCTGGGAACGCCCCGGCTGCCTCCCGGATGCTGCTTGTCAAGTGCAGGTTGTCGGAATTGCACACGGACGTGGAGACGGGCAAGTGGGTGAACTCGGGGTCAAAGTGCCGTAGGTCAGTGGGACCCGTCtgcaaaacacaataaaaacaggatatttttttttattgattgatacatatgaatatttttgtaaCTGATATGTATCGTTTCATAGAATGTGAATAGAATTAAAACCATTTAGGTTGCAAGGGAACCTACCACAGAGGGAATAAAAGGAGGAGTGATCTTTCTGGCCATTAGGTCGTCCCAGTTGATGGGTGAGAAGAAGCTGTGTTTCTTGAGTTCCAGCTAAGGAAAGAGTCATGACATTACATTAGTATCCCATGTTATTTACATCACACTTAGAAATGTGTACCAATGTTTGTCTAAGCAAGGAATTGGACTAGGTTATGGGCTTAGACTAGGGTTAGTCTAGGTTAAAGGTATGTCTATAGAAACATTAAAGGTTCCTATCCTCCCAGAGAATACTGTACTCAGAGGCGTGACCTGTGATTAAACACTTACAAAGTCCTCCTTTACTCCCAGCCTCTTGGTCCGGTCCTTCTGCAGAAGTCCTTCGAGCAGCTCCCGTCCGGCATTGGACACGTTCGGCTTCAGCACCAGAGACTTGTGCAAGATGTTGTTGTACATCTCGGCTGTGTTGCGACTATAGAAAGGAGGCTAAAGatacaaagagagacagagagtgagttAAAGGAGGTAAAATTTTGGATTGAAAGCATATTTAAAATACCATTAGGTTTGAACTTTGACTTACCAGTCCATAGAGCATCTCATAAAGGACGCACCCGAGGCACCACCAATCCACCGTGCGGTCATACGCCTGCTTCTGAAGTACCTCCGGCGCCAGATACTGCATGCACAAAACATATAGTCAGACCAAGAGTGCAACACGAATTAATATCAAACTTTATTTGAAGGAAGTTAATTATCGCCTACCTCTGGAGTTCCACAGAACGTAGTGGTGGTGCCATTGTCTTCCAGTCCCTCCTTACACAAGCCAAAGTCAGTGAGGACAATGTGGCCCTGAGAGTCCAGCAGGATGTTCTCTGGCTTGAGatctctgtaaaaaaataaaataaaaataatttaaaaacagagtCAGATGATAAAATTCTGGTTGGTTTTAGTTTGCTTGTTTCCATGATGGCCACCAGGGGGAGTAGGGGAGCGCACCTGTAAACGACATGCAGGGAATGGAGGTAACCAAGAGCACTGGCGATCTCAGCGGCGTAGAACCGAGCTCTGGGTTCTAGGAAGATCCTCTCTCGCTGGAGGTGGTAGAACAACTACGGGAGGAAATTGAATAATAGCAAAAGGTCAACGTCATGTCCAAGATCTCAGGTCAAAACTAATATtgttactgtataattaaaaatgtcatataatcaataataacaataataattaaaaaatacacttaaacCAACAATTAACGCGATCATTACCTCGCCGCCATTGACGTAGTCCAGCACGAAGTAGAGCTTGTCAGTGGTCTGGAAGGAGTAGTGAAGCCCCACCAGGAACGGGTGTTTAATGTTCTTCAGCAGAACACTTCGCTCAGCCATTATATGCTTTTGCTGAGGGGAAGAAAATGATTCATGActtaatattttgatattttaccTCAGGAAATTTTAGAATTACCACTATTTAAGTTTAGCGTTCGCTTTTTGACGGTTTCTCACCTCTTTCTTCTTCAGGATGATCTTCTTCTGGAGCACCTTCACAGCGTAGTACTGCTCGGTTTCTTTGTGTTTAGCCAGCAGAACCTAGAAATGAAAGATTTATGATTAATCTTCAAGGTGTTCCCTGGATCGTGAGACAAAATCTGACCACATTTTTGACTTAACTGTACTCACTTTTCCAAAACTCCCCTTCCCGATGATCTTCAGGTAGTCAAAGTCGCAGGGTTTTATCCTGTCAGACACGAACAGACAGAACTGATTAGGAACTAAAGAAGAcgagaaatacaaaaacaccGATATAAAAGAAGCGTAAAGATCTAGTGTAGATGAGTTTACTTACTGAATATCCTCACATAGCGAGCTCCTGGGGGAGGTCAGGCATACCTGGATCAGGAAGACGCCATAAAATTTGGATCAATCAACCTTTTcagaatgtttatttttcacacagtcttggttctttttatgaaatatatatttttcttcaaCTCGTGCTCACCTGGGGTGAGTCGATTCCCCCGTCTCTTCCAGTTTCCTCGTTCTGGTTCTCGTCAATCTTGAGGAAATGGTCGACTTGAGAGCTGTGAAAGATGAGAATGTTACTGaaaccactagagggcagtgtgTGTATTGCGCTGGTTTCTGGAACTACTGATAAAATCAATGGCGCACCACTCAACGTCACATTTTTG harbors:
- the si:ch211-195b13.1 gene encoding STKc_SGK domain-containing protein, which encodes MDVTETRCDLTYCKMRGIVSVLTAFIKERKMGLNDFIQKLVSNPHICQHSQVDHFLKIDENQNEETGRDGGIDSPQVCLTSPRSSLCEDIQIKPCDFDYLKIIGKGSFGKVLLAKHKETEQYYAVKVLQKKIILKKKEQKHIMAERSVLLKNIKHPFLVGLHYSFQTTDKLYFVLDYVNGGELFYHLQRERIFLEPRARFYAAEIASALGYLHSLHVVYRDLKPENILLDSQGHIVLTDFGLCKEGLEDNGTTTTFCGTPEYLAPEVLQKQAYDRTVDWWCLGCVLYEMLYGLPPFYSRNTAEMYNNILHKSLVLKPNVSNAGRELLEGLLQKDRTKRLGVKEDFLELKKHSFFSPINWDDLMARKITPPFIPSVTGPTDLRHFDPEFTHLPVSTSVCNSDNLHLTSSIREAAGAFPGFSYGPPADFAFE